The nucleotide sequence ACGTCCAGGTGAAGAAGAAGTAATCATCGGGACCGCCGGCCGGTGCCGCCGCTCCCCCCACCGGGGAGCGGCGGCACCGGCCCGCAGGCGTGAGGCCCGCAGCTCATCCCCCCACCCGCGTGGCGCAGACGAGACGTGGCCCCCGCCGCCCCCCAACGGCATGGAGGCATGATGGGGCGCTATGTCGCCAGGCGACTGCTCCAGATGATCCCGGTGTTCATCGGGACTACTCTGATTATTTTCCTCATGGTCCACGTACTGCCCGGTGACCCTATCCGGGCGATGTGGGGAGACAAGGCCGCGGACCCCGCGCAGGTCGCGTCCCTCCGCCATGAGTTCGGGCTGGACCAGCCTCTGTGGAGGCAGTACATCGACTACATGGTCAACCTCTTCCAGGGAGACTTCGGCAAGACCTTCGGCGGTCGCCCGGTCTCCGAGGAAATGGGGATGGCCTTCCCGGTGACCCTCCGCCTCGCGGCGGTGGCCCTCACCATCGAGATCATCGTCGGCATCGGGCTCGGTGCCTGGGCCGGTCTCAAGGCCGGCCGCGCCGTGGACACCGGCGTCCTGATCTTCACGCTGATCGTCATCTCGATGCCGGTCTTCGTCCTCGGCTACCTGGCCCGGTTCATCTTCGCCGACGAGCTCGGCTGGCTGCCACCGAATGTGCAGAACTCGATGGACGTGGAGCAGCTACTGCTGCCCGGCTTCGTCCTCGCGATGCTCTCCATGGCGTATGTGGCCCGGCTGACCCGGACCACGTTCGCCGAGAACCTGCGCGCCGACTACATGCGCACCGCGCTCGCCAAGGGCCTGCCGCGCCGCCGCATCATCGGCGTCCACCTGCTGCGCAACTCGCTGATCCCCGTGATCACCTTCCTCGGCACCGATGTCGGCGCGCTGGTCGGCGGCGCGGTGGTCACCGAGGGCATCTTCAACGTCCAGGGTGTCGGCAATCTGCTGTTCAACGCGCTCGGACGGCGGGAGGGCTCCACGATCGTCGGGGTCGTGACCGTCTTCGTCCTCGTCATCCTGCTGATCAACCTAGTCGTCGACCTGCTGTACGCGGTCCTGGACCCGAGGATCCGGTATGCCTGACATGACCAAATCCCAGTCCGGTACGGCGGTCGACACGGCGGTCGACGCCGTGGCCCCGCCGACCGAGGTGGACACCGCCCCCGCCGGCCCCGCCTCCCAGGGCAAGCCGCGCTCCCTGTGGGGCGACGCCTGGTTCGAGCTGCGCCACCGGCCGCTGTTCTGGGTCTCGGCGGTGCTGCTGGTGCTGCTGCTCAGCATCGCGATGTTCCCCGGTCTCTTCAGCGGCGCCGACCCCAAGGACGGCGACCTGACCAACCACTTCCTGACCAAGCCGGAGCTGACGCACTTCTTCCAGGCCGACTGGTTCGGGTACGACGGGCAGGGCCGTTCCATCTACGCCCGGGTCATCTACGGCACCCGCGCCTCCATCATGGTCGGTGTCGGGGTGACGGCCGTGGTCACCATCTTCGGTGGCCTGCTGGGCATGCTGGCCGGGTACTTCGGCGGCTGGATCGACTCGGTCGTCTCCCGCATCGTCGACATCTTCTTCGGTCTGCCGTTCCTGCTCGGCTCGATGGTCGTGCTGAACGCGTTCACCGAGCGCAAGGTGTACGTGGTGATCGCGGCGCTCGCCTTCCTGGGCTGGACCACCATCGCCCGCGTGATGCGCAGCTCGGTGATCACGGCCAAGCAGGCGGACTACGTCACCGCGGCGCGCGCCCTCGGCGCGGGCACCAACCGGATCCTGTTCCGGCACGTACTGCCCAACGCGCTCGCGCCCACCATCGTGGTCGCGACGATCTCGCTCGGCGCCTACATTTCCGCCGAGGCCACGCTGTCGTACCTGGGTCTCGGCCTCGCCGACCCGACGATCTCGTGGGGCATCGACATCTCGTCGGCCAAGGACGCCATCCGGGACAACCCGCATGTGATGCTGTTCCCGGCCGGAATGCTGAGCCTCACGGTCTTCGCATTCATCACGCTCGGCGACGCGGTCCGCGACGCCCTCGACCCCAAGCTGCGCTGAGGAGGGCGTACGTGACCACCATCGAGAAGACCGCGGACGACGCCGTCCGCGAGGGTGCAGGCGACGACGGCACCCCACTGCTGGAAGTCCGCGATCTGCATGTGGAGTTCCACACCCGGGACGGTGTCGCCAAGGCCGTCAACGGCGTGAACTACAGCGTCGACGCCGGTGAGACGCTCGCCGTCCTCGGCGAGTCCGGCTCCGGCAAGTCGGTGACCGCCCAGGCGATCATGGGCATCCTCGACATGCCGCCCGGGAAGATCCCGCAGGGCCAGATCCTCTTCCGCGGCGAGGACATGCTCACCATGTCGGGGGAGGAGCGCCGGAAGATCCGCGGCCGGAAGATCGCCATGATCTTCCAGGACGCGCTCTCCTCGCTGAACCCGGTGCTCTCCGTCGGCTATCAGCTCGGCGAGATGTTCCGGGTCCACCAGGGCCTGTCCAAGAAGGACGCCAAGGCCAAGGCCATCGAGCTGATGGACCGGGTCCGCATCCCGGCGGCAAAGGAGCGGGTGAGCGACTACCCGCACCAGTTCTCCGGCGGTATGCGCCAGCGCATCATGATCGCCATGGCGCTCGCGCTGGAACCGGACCTGATCATCGCCGACGAGCCGACCACGGCCCTCGACGTCACCGTCCAGGCCCAGGTGATGGACCTGCTCGCGGAGCTTCAGCGTGAGTACAACATGGGTCTGATCCTGATCACCCATGACCTGGGCGTGGTCGCGGACGTCGCCGACAAGATCGCCGTGATGTACGCGGGACGGATCGTCGAGACCGCCCCCGTGCACGAGCTCTACAAGCGCCCGGCCCACCCCTACACCCGGGGCCTGCTGGACTCCATCCCGCGCCTGGACCGCAAGGGGCAGGAGCTCTACGCGATCAAGGGGCTGCCGCCCAATCTGCTCAAGATCCCCTCAGGCTGCGCCTTCAACCCGCGCTGCCCCAAGGCGGAGGACATCTGCCGTACGGACGTCCCCGCGCTGGTGCCGGTCACCGAGCAGGACGGCACGGAGCTGCCGGGCCGCGGCAGCGCGTGCCACTTCTGGAAGGAGACCCTCCATGGCTGACACCGAGAAGAACGAGGCGGCCATGGAACCGGCCTTGGACGCCACCCCCAACGTCACGGAGGTGGAGACGGTCGACGCCGCCACCGAGGACGAGGCGGTCGCGGCCATCGAGGCCAAGGTCGACCGCGGCGAGCCGATCCTCCAGGTGCGCAATCTGGTCAAGCACTTCCCGCTGACCCAGGGCATCCTCTTCAAGCGGCAGATCGGCGCGGTCAAGGCGGTCGACGGCATCTCCTTCGACCTCTACCAGGGCGAGACGCTCGGCATCGTGGGCGAGTCCGGCTGTGGCAAGTCCACCGTCGCCAAGCTGCTCATGACCCTGGAGACCGCCACCGCGGGCGAGGTCTTCTACAAGGGCCAGGACATCACCAGGCTGTCGGGCCGCGCGCTGCGGGCCGTCCGCCGCAACATCCAGATGGTGTTCCAGGACCCGTACACCTCGCTCAACCCGCGTATGACGGTGGGCGACATCATCGGGGAGCCCTTCGAGATCCACCCCGAGGTGGCTCCCAAGGGCGACCGGCGCCGCAAGGTCCAGGAACTCCTGGACGTCGTGGGCCTCAACCCCGAGTACATCAACCGCTATCCCCACCAGTTCTCCGGCGGCCAGCGCCAGCGCATCGGCATCGCGCGCGGGCTCGCCCTCAACCCGGAGATCATCATCTGCGACGAGCCGGTCTCCGCGCTCGACGTGTCCGTCCAGGCGCAGGTCATCAACCTGATGGAGGGCCTGCAGGACGAGTTCAACCTGTCCTACATCTTCATCGCCCACGACCTGTCCATCGTCCGGCACATCTCCGACCGGGTCGGCGTGATGTACCTGGGCAAGATGGCCGAGATCGGCTCCGACACCGAGATCTACGACCACCCGACGCACCCCTACACCCAGGCGCTGCTGTCGGCCGTCCCGGTCCCGGACCCGGAGTCGCGCGAGGGCCGCGAACGCATCATCCTCACCGGCGACGTCCCCTCCCCGGCCAACCCGCCCTCCGGCTGCCGCTTCCGCACCCGCTGCTGGAAGGCCGAGGACAAGTGCGCCAAGGAGATCCCGCTCCTGGCCATCCCGGAGCGCTTCGCCGGATCGGACTCGCCCGCGGCACACGAGTCGGCGTGCCACTTCGCGGAGGAGAAGGACGTGGTCCACGCCTAGCGCTGCCGCGCGGGCCCGCTGTTGAACGACGAGGGCCGCCCGGACCGTGATCACCACGGTCCGGGCGGCCCTCGCCGTCGTTCAGACCTCGTCCGACTCGGGCCAATGCTGTACCCGGACGACGAAGACGGTGGTGAAGCGACGATGCTCCTGATACCAGACGATCAGTCGGCCCTCTGCATGGTCGAGTAAGTTCGAAACCCCGGACTCATGAATCGGTGGGTCGCCGACGTACTTGACGGCAGCGGCGTCGGCCGGCCGTTGGGCGAGTCGCTCCACATCGTTCTTGATCTGCGGATTCAGACCGCCGACCACGTCTCGGCATCGGGAAGGTACTCCCAGGTCCAGTCGCTCACCCTGCTACCTCACGGCGCGCGGTGTCCAACAGCACCCCGATCTGTGCGGAGGCCCGCCGGGCGTCCTCGATGCTGGGTGCATCGGCGACGGCCGCTTCCAACTCGTGGAGTCGTCGAGCCCGGTCCGGGTGGCGCCGCAGAGCAACGAAGACCCCCCAGCGGTGGAGGAAAGTGTGCATGGGGACGGTGCTGTCCGTCTGCACCACCTCCTGCCAGGCGCTGTGGAATTCCTCCTCGAATCGGACGGCCGCGCTGAGGTCGAGGGAGCGCATCCGCACCTCCCGGCAAGAGGATGACCTGGCCATCGAATTCCGGCTTAAGCGCCAGCAGGTATTGCTCGGCGAGCGCGCTCCCCGGCTCCACGCGGTCGTCCACGAAGCGGCCCTTCGCGCGACGTTGGACAGCCCTCGCCTCATGCGGGGTCAGTTGCTGCGACTGATCGAGCTGTCGCGTCTGCCGAACGTCACCCTGCAGGTCATGCCGTTCGACGGGCCGGTGGCGTTCGGCACGTCCTTCGCGCTGATCCAGCCCGAGGTATGGGAACTGAGCACAGTGGTCGTGGGACACGTGGAGAAGTCGCTCTACCTGGGTGACCGTAGCGATCTCGTTCGATACGGCGATGCCTTCGCTAAGGTGTGCGAAGTGGCGTTGCCTCCCGCGGACGCAACGGTTTCACCGGAGGCGCATGACGCCAAGGACTCGTTGGGCCTCATCCAGCGACTCCTGTATCCCCTGCTCTAGGAGGGCGCTGATGTCTCACCTCAGGTGGCGCAAGTCGAGCTTCAGCGAGGGACATTCCGACACGTGTGTCGAACTCGCCGCCGACTCCGTCGGCACCCCACACCTCCGCGAGAGCGACGACCCGGAGGTCGTCATATCCACTACCCCGGCCGCGCTCCGCGCGTTCCTGCGGGCAGCGAGGGCGGGGGAGTTCGACCGCATCGAAGGGTGATGTGCACCCCTCCCGGTCCCCTTTCCGGAACTGCTTGATCTAACGCAACCAATTTGTCAAACGTTTTTCAGGGGGGTACCCCACCCCCCGCCAATCCGGAGGTGGTCCGGCAGTCCGGCAACGGCCTCGGCCCCCGAGCACGGGCGCCGCCACCGGCGCTCATCCCCAGGGCCTGGCGGCCGGCGACGGCGCTCCGCCCCCCCACCCTCCGACCCATGCTCAATTGCGCCGAAGGCGCGAGACGGCGCCGCGCCGCACCTCGTAGGGTCATGGCATGACTGACCCTCACTCTCCGGTGTATCAGGAGTACTACACCCGCACCCCTCTCCAACTCTTCTCCGGCGTCGGCTGGAAGCGGCTGGTGGCCTTCCGGGCCGATGAGCTGGGCGTCACCCTGGGTGGCCCCGTGACGCGATACCGCCGGTTCACCGTGGTCGTGCCGTGGCGGGACATCGAAGCCGTCGTCGTGTGGGCCACGAAAAAGACCATGGAGAGGCCGATACGGCGGATAGGTCTGAAGTTGCGGCAGGGCGTGTCGGACGTTCCCGGCCCCGGCTCGACGATCAGCCCGCAGCTCGCAGCAAGTGTCGCGCCGCATATCGAGTACCAGGTCATCAGGAACAACCGAGTCATCGTCTTCTGGAAGCTGGACCACACCCGGCTCTCCGCCGCGGTCCAGGCGTTTGCCCCCCACGTTCAGCTACGTGTTCACCCGGTGTACCGGGGGCGCCCGGGGCAGGGCGGCGGGCCGGGGTACGGCGGCGGGCCGGGGTACGGGTCCGGCGGGAGCATATTCGACATCATGCCCTGACCCCCACGCGCTCCTCCGCGAAGTGGCACGCCGACGCATGGGCGGCGGGGCCCGCCAGGCCCGTGGGCACCGCCAGCACCGGCACCTCCGCCGCGCAGCGCTCCTGCGCCTTCCAGCAGCGGGTGCGGAAGCGGCAGCCGGAGGGCGGGTTGGCCGGGGAGGGGACGTCGCCGGGGAGCAGGATGCGGGTCCGGCGGGTGCGGGCCCCGGGGTCGGGGACCGGGACGGCGGACAGCAGGGCCTGGGTGTACGGATGCGTGGGGTGGTCGTAGATCTCGGGGCCCGTTCCCATTTCGGCGAAGCGGCCCAGGTACATCACGGCGACCCGGTCGGCGATGTGCCGGACCACCGACAGATCGTGGGCGATGAAGACGTACGCCAGGCCGAACTCGTCCTGCAACCGCTCCATCAGATTGACCACCTGCGCCTGCACCGACACGTCCAGCGCCGAGACCGGCTCGTCCGCGACGATGACCTCCGGCCGCAGCGCCAGGCCCCGGGCGATGCCGATGCGCTGGCGCTGACCGCCGGAGAACTGGTGGGGATAGCGGTTGAGGTGCTCCGGGCTGAGCCCCACGACCTCCAACAGCTCCTGGACCGCTCGCCGCCGGTCGCCCTTGGGGGCCGCCTCGGGGTGGATCTCGAAGGGCTCCCCGATGATGTCGCCCACCGTCATACGCGGGTTGAGCGAGGTGTACGGGTCCTGGAAGACCATCTGGATGTTGCGGCGGACGGCCCGCAGCGCGCGGCCCGAGAGACGCGTGATGTCCTCGCCCCGGTAGTGGATCGTCCCGGCGGTCGGCTGTTCCAGGCTGACCAACAGCCGGGCGACGGTGGACTTACCGCAGCCGGACTCGCCGACGATGCCGAGCGTCTCCCCGCGCCGCAG is from Streptomyces hygroscopicus and encodes:
- a CDS encoding peptide ABC transporter ATP-binding protein, which codes for MPERMSEPDGPVLEVRDLARLYPLTQGVVFKRRVGAVRAVDTVSFALRRGETLGIVGESGCGKSTVARLLVSLEQPTAGTIHYRGEDITRLSGRALRAVRRNIQMVFQDPYTSLNPRMTVGDIIGEPFEIHPEAAPKGDRRRAVQELLEVVGLSPEHLNRYPHQFSGGQRQRIGIARGLALRPEVIVADEPVSALDVSVQAQVVNLMERLQDEFGLAYVFIAHDLSVVRHIADRVAVMYLGRFAEMGTGPEIYDHPTHPYTQALLSAVPVPDPGARTRRTRILLPGDVPSPANPPSGCRFRTRCWKAQERCAAEVPVLAVPTGLAGPAAHASACHFAEERVGVRA
- a CDS encoding peptide ABC transporter permease; translated protein: MPDMTKSQSGTAVDTAVDAVAPPTEVDTAPAGPASQGKPRSLWGDAWFELRHRPLFWVSAVLLVLLLSIAMFPGLFSGADPKDGDLTNHFLTKPELTHFFQADWFGYDGQGRSIYARVIYGTRASIMVGVGVTAVVTIFGGLLGMLAGYFGGWIDSVVSRIVDIFFGLPFLLGSMVVLNAFTERKVYVVIAALAFLGWTTIARVMRSSVITAKQADYVTAARALGAGTNRILFRHVLPNALAPTIVVATISLGAYISAEATLSYLGLGLADPTISWGIDISSAKDAIRDNPHVMLFPAGMLSLTVFAFITLGDAVRDALDPKLR
- a CDS encoding XRE family transcriptional regulator, with product MGTVLSVCTTSCQALWNSSSNRTAALRSRERIRTSRQEDDLAIEFRLKRQQVLLGERAPRLHAVVHEAALRATLDSPRLMRGQLLRLIELSRLPNVTLQVMPFDGPVAFGTSFALIQPEVWELSTVVVGHVEKSLYLGDRSDLVRYGDAFAKVCEVALPPADATVSPEAHDAKDSLGLIQRLLYPLL
- a CDS encoding peptide ABC transporter ATP-binding protein; its protein translation is MTTIEKTADDAVREGAGDDGTPLLEVRDLHVEFHTRDGVAKAVNGVNYSVDAGETLAVLGESGSGKSVTAQAIMGILDMPPGKIPQGQILFRGEDMLTMSGEERRKIRGRKIAMIFQDALSSLNPVLSVGYQLGEMFRVHQGLSKKDAKAKAIELMDRVRIPAAKERVSDYPHQFSGGMRQRIMIAMALALEPDLIIADEPTTALDVTVQAQVMDLLAELQREYNMGLILITHDLGVVADVADKIAVMYAGRIVETAPVHELYKRPAHPYTRGLLDSIPRLDRKGQELYAIKGLPPNLLKIPSGCAFNPRCPKAEDICRTDVPALVPVTEQDGTELPGRGSACHFWKETLHG
- a CDS encoding peptide ABC transporter ATP-binding protein, with the protein product MADTEKNEAAMEPALDATPNVTEVETVDAATEDEAVAAIEAKVDRGEPILQVRNLVKHFPLTQGILFKRQIGAVKAVDGISFDLYQGETLGIVGESGCGKSTVAKLLMTLETATAGEVFYKGQDITRLSGRALRAVRRNIQMVFQDPYTSLNPRMTVGDIIGEPFEIHPEVAPKGDRRRKVQELLDVVGLNPEYINRYPHQFSGGQRQRIGIARGLALNPEIIICDEPVSALDVSVQAQVINLMEGLQDEFNLSYIFIAHDLSIVRHISDRVGVMYLGKMAEIGSDTEIYDHPTHPYTQALLSAVPVPDPESREGRERIILTGDVPSPANPPSGCRFRTRCWKAEDKCAKEIPLLAIPERFAGSDSPAAHESACHFAEEKDVVHA
- a CDS encoding ABC transporter permease, with the translated sequence MGRYVARRLLQMIPVFIGTTLIIFLMVHVLPGDPIRAMWGDKAADPAQVASLRHEFGLDQPLWRQYIDYMVNLFQGDFGKTFGGRPVSEEMGMAFPVTLRLAAVALTIEIIVGIGLGAWAGLKAGRAVDTGVLIFTLIVISMPVFVLGYLARFIFADELGWLPPNVQNSMDVEQLLLPGFVLAMLSMAYVARLTRTTFAENLRADYMRTALAKGLPRRRIIGVHLLRNSLIPVITFLGTDVGALVGGAVVTEGIFNVQGVGNLLFNALGRREGSTIVGVVTVFVLVILLINLVVDLLYAVLDPRIRYA